One Misgurnus anguillicaudatus chromosome 19, ASM2758022v2, whole genome shotgun sequence genomic region harbors:
- the nptx1l gene encoding neuronal pentraxin 1 like: MHTMEAGARGMHWKLLILSCLLADGMSQDFGQTQFICTSVPKDMDICAATLQNSVPGEDLKSTVMQLRETVLQQKETIMNQKETIRELTSKLTRCESQSASEPGDARVGGRRKEPGAKNTMGDVSRGPTDTLAQLSQTLQSLKQRLENLEQFSRNNNSVQANSLKDLLQTKIDDLEKQVLSRVNGLEEGKPGLRNESEQRGRVESTLTSLQQRITDLEKGKQDNRPLDKFQLTFPLRTNYMYAKVRKSLPEMYAFTVCMWIKSNASPGVGTPFSYAVPGQANELVLIEWGNNPMELLINDKVAKLPFLINDGKWHHICVTWTTRDGVWEAYQDGVMRGNGDSLAPYHPIKPQGVLILGQEQDTLGGGFDATQAFVGDMANFHIWDRKLSVGEIYNLATCSSKAQVGNVFSWLETNIEVFGGASKWTFEACRQLN, encoded by the exons ATGCACACCATGGAGGCCGGAGCGAGAGGAATGCACTGGAAACTTTTAATACTTTCTTGTCTCTTGGCGGACGGGATGAGCCAGGACTTCGGACAGACCCAGTTTATTTGCACGTCCGTGCCCAAGGATATGGACATATGCGCCGCCACACTGCAGAACAGCGTGCCCGGTGAGGATCTGAAGAGCACGGTAATGCAGCTGCGAGAAACCGTACTGCAACAGAAAGAAACGATCATGAACCAAAAAGAAACCATTAGAGAACTGACTTCCAAGTTGACGCGATGCGAGAGTCAGAGCGCCTCCGAGCCCGGTGACGCCCGGGTCGGGGGACGACGAAAAGAACCGGGCGCTAAGAACACGATGGGGGATGTATCGAGGGGTCCGACGGATACGCTGGCTCAACTCTCTCAGACTTTACAATCCCTCAAGCAGAGACTGGAAAACCTGGAG CAATTTAGCCGGAATAACAACTCAGTCCAGGCGAACAGCTTAAAAGATCTTCTGCAGACCAAAATTGACGACTTGGAGAAGCAGGTGCTGTCCCGAGTGAACGGGCTAGAGGAAGGAAAGCCGGGGCTGCGCAACGAGAGCGAGCAGCGCGGGCGCGTCGAATCCACTCTCACCTCACTGCAGCAGAGAATCACTGATCTAGAGAAAG GTAAACAGGATAACAGACCCTTGGATAAATTTCAGCTGACGTTCCCACTGAGGACCAACTACATGTATGCTAAAGTAAGAAAGAGCCTGCCGGAGATGTACGCCTTCACAGTGTGCATGTGGATCAAATCCAACGCCTCTCCGGGAGTGGGAACGCCTTTCTCTTATGCGGTGCCCGGTCAGGCTAATGAGCTGGTGCTTATCGAATGGGGAAACAACCCGATGGAACTGCTCATCAATGATAAG GTTGCAAAGCTGCCCTTCCTCATCAATGATGGCAAATGGCATCACATTTGTGTTACTTGGACCACACGAGATGGAGTGTGGGAAGCATACCAGGATGGTGTAATGAGGGGAAATGGGGACAGTCTGGCTCCTTACCATCCAATCAAACCCCAAGGGGTCCTAATTCTGGGACAGGAACAG GACACTCTGGGCGGAGGATTTGACGCCACTCAAGCGTTCGTCGGCGACATGGCGAATTTTCACATTTGGGATCGAAAGCTGTCAGTCGGAGAGATTTATAACCTGGCCACCTGCAGCAGCAAAGCACAAGTGGGGAATGTCTTCTCGTGGTTGGAAACCAACATCGAGGTCTTCGGAGGGGCTTCAAAATGGACTTTCGAAGCCTGTCGCCAGCTGAACTGA